One genomic region from Rosa rugosa chromosome 1, drRosRugo1.1, whole genome shotgun sequence encodes:
- the LOC133722727 gene encoding auxin-responsive protein IAA9: MSPPLLGGEGEGKSNGSMVACSPSMDMTPQNSSGLKERNYLGLSDCSSVDSSTVSSLSEENKSKFNFKATELRLGLPGSQSPERQSELCLLDEKPLFPLLPSKDGICSSSQKNVVSGNKRGFSDTMDGFSEVKSSVYNEGNWMFPAAGSDSESPESVGQGKFPVSSINVMLSSRTSGTQPTKMKDIMTKSSKDQSNATNGAGQNHVGASNNSSAPAAKAQVVGWPPIRSFRKKLTTASKNNDEVDGKPGRGALFVKVSMDGAPYLRKVDLRTYSTYQELSSALEKMFSCFTIGQYGSHGAPGRERLSESKLRDLLHGSEYVLTYEDKDGDWMLVGDVPWEMFIDSCKRLKIMKGSDAIGLAPRSMEKSKNRT, translated from the exons ATGTCTCCACCACTGCTGGGTGGTGAGGGGGAAGGGAAGAGCAATGGATCGATGGTAGCTTGTTCTCCCTCTATGGACATGACCCCTCAGAACAGCTCAGGACTGAAAGAGCGTAACTACCTTGGGTTGTCAGATTGTTCTTCAGTTGACAGCTCCACAGTCTCAAGCTTGTCAGAGGAGAATAAGAGCAAGTTCAATTTTAAGGCTACAGAGTTGAGGCTGGGTCTTCCTGGATCCCAATCACCAGAACGACAATCAGAGCTTTGCTTGCTTGATGAGAAGCCACTGTTTCCTTTGCTTCCTTCAAAAGATGGAATATGTTCCTCATCCCAGAAAAATGTTGTTTCAGGCAACAAAAGAGGCTTTTCTGATACCATGGACGGATTCTCAGAGGTGAAAAGTTCTGTATATAATGAAGGAAATTGGATGTTTCCTGCAGCTGGTTCTGATTCTGAATCACCAGAATCTGTCGGACAAGGTAAGTTTCCTGTGAGTTCAATCAATGTGATGCTCTCATCCAGGACTTCTGGGACTCAGCCAACCAAGATGAAAGATATTATGACCAAATCTTCAAAAGATCAGTCAAATGCTACAAATGGAGCTGGCCAGAACCATGTGGGTGCTTCTAACAACAGCAGTGCCCCAGCTGCTAA GGCACAAGTTGTAGGGTGGCCTCCAATAAGATCTTTTAGGAAGAAATTAACCACCGCTTCAAAGAACAATGATGAAGTTGATGGAAAACCTGGTCGAGGTGCTCTTTTTGTCAAGGTCAGCATGGATGGTGCTCCCTACCTGAGGAAGGTAGATCTGAGAACCTACTCAACATATCAAGAGTTGTCTTCTGCTCTGGAAAAGATGTTCAGCTGTTTTACCATCG GGCAATATGGATCCCATGGAGCTCCAGGGAGGGAAAGATTGAGTGAGAGTAAGCTGAGAGACCTTCTTCATGGATCAGAATATGTGCTTACATATGAGGACAAGGATGGTGATTGGATGCTTGTCGGAGATGTCCCATGGGA GATGTTTATTGATTCATGCAAGAGGTTGAAGATAATGAAGGGCTCTGATGCCATTGGCTTAG CTCCTAGGTCCATGGAGAAATCCAAGAACCGGACCTAG